GGTCTTTCCCCATGATCCACCGATTGCCCATGTCCCAAAGCTCACTTCACTGATTTTTATTCCGGTATTTCCCAATTCACGGTACTTCATTTCATCATCTCCTTATTCCATTCCAAATTTATATTTTGTGATAGACGAGTACATCTCCCCTTTGTCCAGAACCATTGATGGAAAATGAGGGTGATGAATGCTATCAGGATAGTTTTGTGTTTCGAGACAGATTCCCAAATGCTTTCTGGAAGGAACGCCTCTGAAGTTCCCATCCTCTTTTAGCGAATTCCCCGAGTACACGACAACAGCAGGTTCATCTGTTTCGACCGTAAGGATACGTCCGCTTTCAGGATCCTTCAGAACAATCTCATTGTCACGGTTTTCATCTAATAGAAATGGATGGTCATATCCATTTCCTACGAGAACATTTTGGGGGTGATTCGATTCAGCTCCCGCTTTTACAGTACCACCTTTTGTAAAATCAAATGGTGTATGTTTGACATCCAATATACTGCCAGTCGGCAGGAATTCCTTGTCCAGCTCAAGAAAACGCGAACTTTTCAGCTTTAAGGAATGATCTAAAACATCCCGTTTCAAATTGCCGCTCAAATTGAAATAAGAGTGATTGGTAACAGTAAGCAGCGTCTTTTGGTCCGTCTGCGACCGATACTGGATCGAAAGTTCATTGTCGTTATTCAGCCTGTAAGTTACCTCTATGTACAGATTTCCCGGATAGCCTTCCTCGCCATCCTTGCTCAAATAGGAAAACAGAACACCGTCGTCAATGACCTTCGCATCCCATACTACCTTGTCAAAACCCTTCAATCCGCCATGAAGATGGTT
This portion of the Mesobacillus sp. S13 genome encodes:
- a CDS encoding aldose epimerase family protein; this translates as MEVLKEKFGQIGSQPVCSFTLRNEQGMEVTAINYGCIITKINVPDRDGKFENVVLGHDTLDEYVNDPYFLGAVVGRVAGRLKAGSFELDGKNFTLVQNDNSNHLHGGLKGFDKVVWDAKVIDDGVLFSYLSKDGEEGYPGNLYIEVTYRLNNDNELSIQYRSQTDQKTLLTVTNHSYFNLSGNLKRDVLDHSLKLKSSRFLELDKEFLPTGSILDVKHTPFDFTKGGTVKAGAESNHPQNVLVGNGYDHPFLLDENRDNEIVLKDPESGRILTVETDEPAVVVYSGNSLKEDGNFRGVPSRKHLGICLETQNYPDSIHHPHFPSMVLDKGEMYSSITKYKFGME